In Gulosibacter molinativorax, a single window of DNA contains:
- a CDS encoding DUF3237 domain-containing protein, producing MAAHPIPEPPALTFFASLTVEVDDPITVGETLHGARKIIPIRGGTVTGDGWSGKLLDAGADFQLYPSPHVAELSAMYVIEAEDGTKIFVDNHAIRTGSAEDLEALVSGKEVDPARIYFRFAARLSTDASSPFAWVNSRVFVGSGTRQPDTVRLDFFAVD from the coding sequence ATGGCCGCTCACCCCATTCCGGAACCACCCGCCCTGACGTTCTTCGCATCCCTCACCGTCGAGGTCGACGACCCGATCACGGTCGGTGAGACCCTGCACGGTGCACGCAAGATCATCCCAATTCGGGGTGGCACCGTCACCGGAGACGGCTGGTCCGGAAAGTTGCTCGACGCCGGCGCAGACTTCCAGCTTTATCCGAGCCCGCATGTCGCCGAGCTCTCGGCGATGTACGTCATCGAGGCCGAGGACGGCACCAAGATATTCGTCGACAACCATGCGATTCGCACCGGATCTGCCGAGGACCTCGAGGCCCTCGTCAGCGGCAAAGAGGTCGACCCGGCGCGCATCTATTTCCGGTTCGCGGCACGGTTAAGCACCGACGCGAGCTCACCCTTTGCGTGGGTGAACTCGCGCGTGTTCGTTGGCTCCGGTACCCGGCAACCGGATACCGTCCGCCTCGATTTCTTCGCGGTCGACTAG
- a CDS encoding Rne/Rng family ribonuclease, which yields MTVENEQQNTPEAQSNENAEAAENVEATEPETTESEATESEATEAEEAEADSDQPKRDPRIPEVITTRTLFFLAPDLPPASERQAPSRRPREEPEEDDTDEEQEYGGRRSGRGRGRSRRGSRGQERRDGRDSNQRDNGQREDDRVEEVEEKEPITEPQKVQGSTRLAAKRARRREGRDSGRRRVAVTESEFQARRESVDRKMLVRSKNNRVQIGVLEDDILVEHYVARNEDVSLIGNVYVGRVQNVLPSMEAAFIDIGGARNAVLYSGEVDWAAAEMGANQPRKIENALKSGDKVLVQVTKDPVGHKGARLTSQVSLPGRYLVYVPGNTMNGISRKLPDTERARLKKILKEVLPEGVGVIVRTAAEGATQEQLQLDVERLTKQWEDIQRKAKNSAKAPQTLHAESDMLVKIVRDVFNEDFDKLIVQGQSELDTIKTYLGQVAPDLVDRVERYNGGNDDIFGEYRVNDMIDKALARKVWLPSGGSLVIDRTEAMTVVDVNTGKFVGTGGNLEETVTKNNLEAAEEIVRQLRLRDIGGIIVIDFIDMVLESNRDLVQRRLVEGLSRDRTKHQVAELTSLGLVQMTRKKIGLGLLETFSEPCTHCDGRGVVIHGEPVSSNNNGGQSSGGGRKGRGSRNRGKGQQQNSQQQDSKPQNGHEHHHNNGATHEITEDTRNALTKIASSTIGGAGEAHAQAPEVQEVVDAATKEIVKVVKELESNKSAQRDNERDGRSKDAGARSKRQRGESSGSSDEQRSSEGQGSLKGQDRDKGQRSEQGQGHEDGQGSERSHGSDRGQGSEKGSSRRSRRNRRVRTEAPSARVEAGGDDAKGDEQPQQERSDRASDASLTIDLPAPVEHEADAPRDPQQVEAALSSLDAALDSLISPSGDSPRDDSADAKSTAEAPVEAEAPTEAQAPVAEAKPESAKQETASSSTSSRRKRGARRRITTGPISTGSGEES from the coding sequence GTGACCGTGGAAAACGAACAGCAGAACACCCCCGAAGCGCAGTCCAACGAGAACGCGGAGGCGGCCGAAAACGTCGAAGCGACCGAGCCCGAAACGACCGAGTCGGAAGCGACCGAGTCAGAAGCGACAGAGGCGGAAGAAGCCGAGGCCGACTCCGATCAGCCGAAGCGCGACCCGCGCATCCCCGAGGTCATCACGACCCGCACTCTGTTCTTCCTCGCACCCGACCTGCCCCCTGCATCCGAACGCCAGGCGCCGAGCCGCCGCCCGCGTGAGGAACCGGAAGAGGACGACACCGATGAAGAGCAGGAGTACGGCGGCCGCCGCTCTGGTCGTGGCCGCGGGCGTTCGCGCCGGGGGAGTCGCGGGCAGGAGCGCCGTGACGGTCGTGACTCGAACCAGCGCGACAACGGTCAGCGCGAAGATGACCGCGTCGAAGAGGTAGAAGAGAAGGAACCGATCACCGAGCCGCAGAAGGTTCAGGGATCGACCCGTCTCGCCGCGAAGCGTGCGCGCCGACGCGAGGGCCGCGACTCCGGTCGCCGTCGCGTGGCCGTCACCGAGAGCGAGTTCCAGGCACGCCGCGAGTCGGTTGACCGCAAGATGCTTGTCCGCTCGAAGAACAACCGCGTGCAGATCGGCGTGCTTGAGGACGACATCCTCGTCGAGCACTACGTCGCACGCAACGAGGACGTCTCGCTGATCGGCAACGTCTATGTCGGCCGCGTGCAGAACGTGCTGCCGAGCATGGAGGCCGCGTTCATCGACATCGGCGGCGCGCGCAACGCCGTGCTCTACTCGGGCGAGGTCGACTGGGCCGCCGCCGAGATGGGTGCGAACCAGCCGCGCAAGATTGAGAACGCGCTGAAGTCCGGCGACAAGGTGCTCGTCCAGGTCACGAAGGACCCGGTCGGTCACAAGGGCGCCCGCCTAACGAGCCAGGTCTCGCTTCCCGGCCGCTACCTCGTGTACGTCCCCGGCAACACGATGAACGGCATTAGCCGCAAGCTCCCCGACACAGAGCGCGCGCGCCTGAAGAAGATCCTCAAGGAGGTCCTGCCCGAGGGCGTGGGCGTCATCGTGCGCACCGCCGCGGAAGGCGCCACCCAGGAGCAGCTGCAGCTTGACGTCGAGCGCCTCACCAAGCAGTGGGAGGACATTCAGCGCAAGGCGAAGAACTCCGCGAAGGCGCCGCAGACGCTGCACGCCGAGTCGGACATGCTCGTGAAGATCGTCCGTGACGTGTTCAACGAGGACTTCGACAAGCTGATCGTCCAGGGCCAGTCGGAACTCGACACGATCAAGACCTACCTGGGCCAGGTTGCCCCGGACCTCGTCGACCGGGTCGAGCGCTACAACGGCGGCAACGACGACATCTTCGGCGAGTACCGCGTCAACGACATGATCGACAAGGCCCTCGCGCGGAAGGTCTGGCTGCCCTCGGGCGGCTCGCTCGTGATCGACCGCACCGAGGCGATGACGGTCGTCGACGTCAACACCGGCAAATTCGTCGGCACCGGTGGCAACCTCGAAGAGACCGTCACCAAGAACAACCTTGAGGCGGCGGAAGAGATCGTTCGCCAGCTGCGCCTGCGCGATATCGGCGGCATCATCGTGATCGACTTCATCGACATGGTGCTCGAATCGAACCGCGACCTCGTGCAGCGGCGCCTCGTCGAGGGCCTCTCGCGAGACCGCACGAAGCACCAGGTAGCGGAGCTCACGAGCCTCGGGCTCGTGCAGATGACGCGAAAGAAGATCGGGCTGGGCCTGCTCGAGACCTTCTCGGAGCCGTGCACCCACTGCGACGGCCGCGGCGTCGTGATCCACGGCGAGCCCGTGAGCAGCAACAACAATGGCGGCCAGTCCTCCGGCGGCGGTCGCAAGGGCCGTGGCTCCCGCAACCGCGGCAAAGGCCAGCAGCAGAACAGCCAGCAGCAGGACTCGAAGCCGCAGAATGGCCACGAGCACCACCACAACAATGGTGCGACGCACGAGATCACCGAGGACACGCGCAACGCGCTGACCAAGATTGCGTCGTCCACCATCGGTGGGGCCGGCGAAGCACACGCGCAGGCTCCCGAGGTGCAGGAAGTCGTCGACGCCGCGACGAAGGAAATCGTCAAGGTCGTCAAGGAACTCGAGTCGAACAAGTCGGCTCAGCGCGACAACGAGCGCGATGGCCGCTCGAAGGATGCTGGGGCTAGGTCGAAGCGCCAGCGCGGCGAGTCCTCGGGGTCGTCGGACGAACAGCGTTCTTCGGAAGGCCAGGGTTCGTTGAAGGGGCAAGACCGTGACAAGGGCCAGCGCTCTGAGCAGGGCCAGGGCCACGAGGATGGTCAGGGCTCTGAACGGAGTCACGGCTCGGATCGGGGCCAAGGCAGCGAGAAGGGCTCGTCGCGTCGTTCGCGCCGGAACCGTCGGGTTCGCACCGAGGCACCGAGTGCGCGAGTCGAGGCCGGTGGCGATGACGCAAAGGGTGACGAGCAGCCGCAGCAGGAGCGCTCCGATCGCGCGTCGGATGCATCCCTCACGATCGATCTCCCGGCACCCGTCGAGCACGAGGCAGACGCGCCGCGTGACCCGCAGCAGGTTGAAGCCGCGCTGAGCTCGCTTGACGCCGCACTCGACTCGCTCATTAGCCCGAGCGGTGACAGCCCGCGCGATGACTCCGCGGATGCGAAGTCGACCGCAGAGGCACCTGTCGAAGCGGAAGCACCTACCGAAGCGCAGGCCCCTGTCGCGGAGGCCAAGCCGGAATCTGCTAAGCAGGAAACCGCATCCTCGTCGACCAGTTCGCGCCGGAAGCGCGGGGCGCGTCGCCGGATCACGACCGGGCCGATTTCGACCGGGTCGGGCGAGGAATCCTAA
- the rplU gene encoding 50S ribosomal protein L21 — translation MVFAVVRAGGRQEKVEVGSVVTMNRVVADDKGNVNLPAVLLVDGDKITSDADKLAKVTVTAEVVEDLRGPKIRIQKYKNKTGYKKRQGHRQELTTVKITDIK, via the coding sequence GTGGTATTCGCAGTTGTGCGCGCCGGTGGCCGGCAAGAAAAGGTCGAAGTCGGCTCGGTTGTCACGATGAACCGTGTCGTCGCAGACGACAAGGGCAACGTGAACCTTCCCGCCGTGCTGCTCGTTGATGGTGACAAGATCACCAGCGACGCAGACAAGCTCGCGAAGGTGACCGTGACGGCCGAGGTCGTTGAAGACCTGCGCGGTCCCAAGATCCGCATCCAGAAGTACAAGAACAAGACGGGGTACAAGAAGCGCCAGGGTCACCGCCAGGAGCTCACCACCGTCAAGATCACTGACATCAAGTAG
- the rpmA gene encoding 50S ribosomal protein L27, whose amino-acid sequence MASKKGASSTKNGRDSNAQRLGVKRFAGQDVNAGEILVRQRGTKFHPGVNVGRGGDDTLFALAGGTVEFGNKGRRKVVNIVTGE is encoded by the coding sequence ATGGCAAGCAAGAAGGGCGCAAGCTCAACTAAGAACGGTCGTGACTCGAACGCGCAGCGCCTCGGCGTCAAGCGCTTTGCTGGTCAGGACGTAAACGCAGGCGAGATCCTCGTGCGTCAGCGTGGAACTAAGTTCCACCCGGGCGTCAACGTGGGCCGCGGCGGCGACGACACCCTCTTCGCACTCGCCGGTGGCACCGTCGAGTTCGGCAACAAGGGTCGCCGCAAGGTCGTCAACATCGTCACTGGTGAGTAA
- the obgE gene encoding GTPase ObgE produces the protein MTTFVDEVKLYLRAGDGGNGCMSIRREKFKPLAGPDGGNGGDGGDITIVANPDVTTLLSYHHSPHRRSESGEFGMGDYRHGGKAVDLELPVPVGTVVRDADGEVLADLSEPGMTFLAAEGGQGGLGNNALANSRRKAPGFALLGTPGDEVEIHLELKTVADVALVGYPSAGKSSLIAAMSAARPKIADYPFTTLHPNLGVVDSGNTRFTIADVPGLIEGAAEGRGLGLEFLRHVERCSVLVHVLDTATLEPGRDPLSDLDIILNELNSYDVPEGQVPLTERPSLVVLNKVDIPDGRELAEFVKPELEARGFRVFEISAVAHEGLRELGFALGQIVEEARAERATELENRPRIVIRPKTKREESFQIRVEGGTWGNIYRILGRKPELWVKQCDFTNDEAVGYLADRLAKLGIEEALVKAGAQAGSMVVVGEGDGQIFDWEPTLSSAAEVMTAHGTDPRLDESTRATRKERKEAYHEWMDAKAAARAELETEREAGIWTETADEKNG, from the coding sequence ATGACCACGTTTGTTGACGAGGTAAAGCTGTATTTGCGTGCCGGAGACGGCGGCAATGGCTGCATGTCGATTCGCCGCGAAAAGTTCAAGCCCCTCGCCGGCCCAGACGGCGGCAACGGGGGAGACGGCGGCGACATCACGATCGTGGCCAACCCTGACGTCACCACGCTGCTGAGCTATCACCACTCACCCCACCGCCGCAGCGAGTCGGGTGAGTTTGGCATGGGTGACTACCGCCATGGCGGCAAGGCCGTCGATCTTGAGCTGCCTGTGCCGGTCGGCACCGTGGTTCGCGACGCCGACGGCGAGGTGCTCGCCGACCTCAGTGAGCCCGGGATGACCTTCCTCGCGGCCGAGGGCGGCCAGGGTGGCCTGGGTAACAACGCCCTCGCGAACAGCCGCCGCAAGGCGCCCGGCTTCGCGCTGCTCGGCACGCCCGGTGACGAGGTGGAGATTCACCTCGAATTGAAGACGGTCGCCGACGTCGCGCTCGTGGGCTACCCGTCCGCGGGGAAGTCCTCGCTGATCGCGGCGATGAGCGCCGCGCGTCCGAAGATCGCCGACTACCCGTTCACGACGCTGCACCCAAACCTCGGGGTGGTCGATTCCGGTAACACCCGCTTTACGATCGCGGATGTGCCCGGGCTGATTGAGGGCGCAGCCGAGGGCCGCGGCCTCGGCCTCGAATTCTTGCGCCACGTCGAGCGCTGCTCCGTGCTTGTGCACGTCCTCGATACCGCGACGCTCGAGCCGGGCCGTGACCCGCTGAGCGACCTCGACATCATCCTGAACGAACTTAACTCATACGACGTGCCCGAGGGGCAGGTGCCGCTCACCGAGCGTCCGTCGCTCGTCGTGCTCAACAAGGTGGACATCCCGGACGGTCGCGAACTTGCTGAGTTCGTGAAGCCCGAGCTCGAAGCGCGAGGATTCCGCGTGTTCGAAATCTCAGCCGTCGCCCACGAGGGTCTGCGCGAGCTTGGCTTCGCGCTGGGCCAGATCGTCGAGGAGGCACGTGCCGAGCGGGCAACCGAGCTCGAGAATCGTCCGCGCATCGTGATCCGCCCGAAGACAAAGCGCGAGGAATCGTTCCAGATTCGCGTCGAGGGTGGCACGTGGGGCAATATCTACCGCATCCTCGGTCGCAAGCCCGAGCTGTGGGTCAAGCAGTGCGACTTCACGAATGACGAGGCCGTCGGCTACCTCGCCGATCGGCTCGCGAAGCTCGGCATCGAAGAGGCGCTCGTCAAGGCGGGTGCGCAGGCCGGCTCGATGGTTGTTGTCGGTGAAGGTGACGGGCAGATTTTCGACTGGGAGCCGACTCTGTCCTCGGCCGCCGAGGTCATGACCGCGCACGGCACCGACCCACGTCTCGACGAGAGCACTCGCGCCACGCGCAAGGAGCGCAAGGAGGCCTACCACGAGTGGATGGACGCCAAGGCGGCCGCTCGTGCCGAGCTCGAAACCGAGCGCGAGGCGGGCATCTGGACGGAAACCGCCGACGAAAAGAACGGCTAG
- the nadD gene encoding nicotinate-nucleotide adenylyltransferase, whose translation MGGTFDPIHNGHLVAASEVAQHFLLDEVYFVPTGTPYMKSGVSDAEHRYLMTVIATASNPRFKTSRVDIDRAGPTYTIDTLRDINTLAPNADLFFITGADAVTQILEWKDSSELFRYAHFVAVSRPGHEIDLEGLPPEHVSTLEIPALAISSTDCRARVRKGYQVWYLTPDGVQQYIAKNQLYRQSETNQ comes from the coding sequence ATGGGTGGCACCTTTGATCCCATTCACAATGGTCACCTCGTTGCAGCGAGCGAAGTTGCGCAGCACTTCCTCCTCGACGAGGTGTACTTCGTTCCTACCGGAACGCCCTACATGAAATCCGGCGTGAGCGACGCCGAACACCGGTACCTGATGACGGTTATCGCGACCGCCTCAAATCCGCGGTTCAAGACGAGCCGCGTCGACATCGACCGGGCCGGTCCCACGTACACGATCGACACGCTTCGGGACATCAACACGCTCGCGCCGAACGCCGATCTCTTCTTCATCACCGGTGCGGATGCCGTGACGCAGATCCTCGAGTGGAAAGACTCGAGCGAGCTGTTCCGGTACGCCCACTTCGTCGCGGTATCGCGGCCCGGCCATGAGATCGACCTCGAGGGGCTGCCTCCAGAGCACGTCTCGACGCTCGAGATACCGGCACTTGCGATCTCATCCACCGACTGCCGCGCGCGCGTGCGCAAGGGGTACCAGGTCTGGTACCTCACGCCCGACGGGGTGCAGCAGTACATCGCGAAAAACCAGCTCTATCGCCAATCCGAAACCAATCAATAG
- the rsfS gene encoding ribosome silencing factor encodes MTASELALELTQLAAKAADERSAFDLVALDVSANMPFADVFLLASGRNERMVLSIAEEIEDQLREEKDLKAKRREGTDNGRWVLIDFGDLVVHVFHEEDRVYYGLERIWADAPVVELDVLTQAPAEDASAEDAPAED; translated from the coding sequence ATGACGGCAAGCGAGCTCGCTCTCGAACTCACCCAACTTGCGGCCAAGGCGGCCGACGAACGATCTGCCTTTGACCTCGTCGCCCTGGATGTGAGCGCGAACATGCCGTTCGCCGACGTCTTCCTCCTCGCTTCTGGGCGCAACGAGCGGATGGTGCTCTCGATTGCCGAGGAGATCGAGGATCAGCTCCGTGAGGAGAAGGACCTCAAGGCGAAGCGCCGCGAAGGCACCGACAACGGTCGCTGGGTGCTCATCGACTTCGGCGATCTCGTCGTGCACGTCTTCCACGAAGAAGATCGCGTCTACTACGGTCTCGAGCGGATCTGGGCGGATGCGCCGGTCGTCGAGCTCGACGTGCTGACGCAGGCTCCGGCCGAGGATGCATCGGCAGAGGATGCGCCTGCCGAAGACTAG
- a CDS encoding DMT family transporter → MNRTAIALFLTVSILWGIPYLFNEVALRELGPISVATLRVVLAALVLAPVLLTKGRWRVFQRHPIHLPAIALLQVVIPFILIATGQLTVPSGTAGILIATEPMFIAVLAPLLAKKPRMRALGWVGLVIGLAGVAGILGVQSAGPGVYMLIGASLSYAFSTVLIARWFADTDPLVLTAAMLLTAAPVLAAIMFIAEGPVTSISPPTGIAIAVLGVLCTSLAFVAYFGLIKAAGPTLASLITYTAPIVAVIAGVAFLGERFTLPQAGGCALVFLGAVLVTLSQRRSGTQPAS, encoded by the coding sequence TTGAACCGCACCGCGATTGCGCTCTTCCTCACCGTTTCAATCCTCTGGGGCATCCCTTACCTCTTCAATGAGGTAGCGCTGCGCGAGCTGGGACCAATTTCGGTCGCGACGCTGCGCGTCGTTCTCGCTGCCCTCGTACTGGCGCCGGTGCTGCTCACCAAGGGTCGGTGGCGCGTGTTCCAGCGGCATCCGATCCATCTGCCCGCGATCGCGCTCCTGCAGGTCGTGATCCCGTTCATCCTGATCGCGACCGGCCAGCTCACCGTCCCATCGGGTACCGCCGGGATCCTCATCGCCACCGAGCCGATGTTCATCGCGGTGCTCGCCCCGCTCCTCGCGAAGAAACCGCGGATGCGCGCCCTCGGCTGGGTGGGGCTCGTGATCGGCCTGGCTGGGGTCGCCGGTATTCTCGGCGTGCAGTCGGCGGGGCCGGGCGTCTACATGCTCATCGGCGCGTCACTGTCCTATGCATTCAGCACGGTGCTGATCGCCCGCTGGTTTGCCGACACCGATCCGCTCGTGCTGACCGCGGCGATGCTGCTGACGGCGGCGCCCGTCCTCGCGGCGATCATGTTCATCGCCGAAGGTCCGGTCACGTCGATTTCGCCGCCAACCGGCATCGCCATCGCCGTGCTCGGGGTGCTCTGCACCTCGCTCGCGTTCGTGGCGTATTTCGGGCTGATCAAGGCGGCGGGTCCGACCCTCGCCTCGCTCATCACCTACACGGCACCCATCGTGGCGGTCATCGCGGGGGTCGCGTTTCTCGGCGAGCGGTTCACCCTCCCGCAGGCGGGTGGATGCGCGCTCGTGTTCCTGGGTGCGGTGCTGGTTACCCTGTCGCAGCGGCGATCAGGGACCCAACCAGCGAGCTAG
- a CDS encoding FAD-binding oxidoreductase: MPLPTDDVVTALTEALPGRVESEATNIAEFTVDRSGHESAGLPLIAVYPESIEEVQTVCRIASETNTPIVTRGAGTGLAGGAVAGPGEIVLSLMRMNRILKISQDNRLAVVQPGILNGALNAALQEHGMWWAPDPASKDISTVGGNVAMNAGGLLCAKYGVTREAVLALKVVLGDGRLIEVGHRTVKGVTGYDLCALMIGSEGTLGVIVECTLKLQPLVVGETVTLGAYFERLEDAAAGAAAITRDGLVPAIMELVDLRTLEALDDFFGESISRGSDAYLLVQCDGPDSHATAARVAELLTMPGSIVETTTDPVESARLVNIRRNAFPALEAKGTLLIEDIAVPRDQTVAAFSAIREIEAKYDVIIATSCHAGDGNLHPTFVFQGEEVPVHIWEAASEVFALALKLGGTLSGEHGIGLLKRRWLKDELGQDQFDLQRQIKAVFDPQGLLNPGKVF, translated from the coding sequence ACATTGCCGAGTTTACGGTTGACCGCTCTGGGCACGAATCCGCAGGTCTCCCCCTCATCGCCGTTTACCCCGAGTCGATCGAGGAGGTGCAGACGGTCTGCCGCATCGCTTCCGAAACGAACACGCCGATCGTGACCCGTGGCGCAGGCACTGGACTTGCCGGTGGCGCGGTCGCCGGCCCCGGCGAAATAGTGCTTTCGCTGATGCGGATGAATCGCATCCTTAAAATCTCGCAAGACAACCGGCTCGCGGTTGTGCAGCCGGGCATCCTGAACGGCGCACTCAACGCGGCGCTCCAGGAGCACGGGATGTGGTGGGCGCCCGACCCCGCGAGCAAGGACATCTCGACCGTCGGCGGCAACGTGGCGATGAACGCGGGCGGACTGCTCTGCGCGAAGTACGGCGTGACCCGCGAGGCCGTCCTCGCGCTCAAGGTCGTGCTCGGCGACGGGCGACTCATCGAGGTCGGCCACCGCACCGTCAAGGGTGTCACGGGATACGACCTGTGCGCGCTCATGATCGGTTCCGAGGGCACGCTCGGCGTGATCGTCGAATGCACACTCAAGCTGCAACCGCTCGTGGTCGGCGAGACGGTGACGCTGGGCGCCTATTTTGAGCGGCTCGAGGATGCGGCGGCCGGCGCGGCTGCGATCACGCGCGACGGTCTCGTGCCCGCGATCATGGAGCTCGTCGACCTCCGCACGCTCGAGGCCCTCGACGACTTCTTCGGGGAGTCGATCAGTCGCGGCAGCGACGCCTACCTGCTCGTGCAGTGCGACGGCCCGGACTCGCACGCGACCGCGGCGCGGGTCGCGGAGCTCCTCACAATGCCGGGGTCGATCGTCGAGACCACCACGGATCCGGTCGAGAGCGCCCGGCTCGTGAACATCCGCCGCAATGCGTTCCCCGCCCTCGAGGCAAAGGGGACGCTGCTCATTGAGGACATCGCGGTGCCGCGGGATCAGACGGTCGCCGCATTCTCCGCGATCCGCGAGATTGAGGCGAAGTACGACGTGATCATTGCCACGTCCTGCCACGCCGGTGACGGCAACCTGCACCCCACGTTCGTGTTTCAGGGTGAGGAGGTGCCGGTGCACATCTGGGAGGCCGCGAGCGAGGTGTTCGCGCTCGCGCTGAAGCTCGGCGGGACGCTCAGCGGCGAGCACGGCATCGGCCTGCTGAAGCGGCGCTGGCTCAAGGATGAGCTGGGCCAGGATCAGTTCGACCTGCAGCGGCAGATCAAGGCCGTGTTCGACCCGCAGGGCCTGCTCAACCCCGGCAAAGTGTTCTGA